CCCTCCAGCGTCTCGACACGGCTCATTCCCGGGGTCGAACCGAGCGAGAGCGCTCCCGGCTCGAGCCCCGCCGCGCGGAGCGCGCGCCCCACTTCGACCATCGCCCGTCGCTCCTCATCCGCCAGCGCGGCGACGGCGGCGGGCGAGTCGGCGCCGTAGGTGTGGCCGGCGTGCGTCAGGCAGCCTCCGAGCGCGAGCCGGCCCGCGCGTGAGATCCGCCGTGCGAGTTCGACGACGCGGCCGCTGTCGTACGGGACGCCGGAGCGCCCGTAGCCGCAGTCGATTTCGAGCCATACCGAGAACGGAGTGTCCGCGGCCTCAAGGGCCTCGACGGCCGTGAGGGAGTCCACTGTCACGCCCAGTTCGACGCGGCCGGAAAGCGCGGCCGCCTCGCCGATCCGGGAGAGGTTCAGCGGAAAGGCCCACAGGATGTCACCGAAACCCGCCTCGGCGAAGACCCGGGCCTCCGCGAGCGTGGAGACGGTGATGCCGGACGCGCCGAGCGATCGCTGGAGTTCGGCGATCTCCACGCATTTGTGCGTCTTCACGTGGGGGCGAAGCCGAACGCCGAGCGCGTCCGCGCGTGCCTGCATGACCCGGAGGTTGTTCTCCAGGACATCGAGATCGAGGATAAGCGCCGGCGTGCTGAGACCGAGCAGATCCGGCGCGAGGATGGCGGCGTTCCCGGCGTTCACCCGCTCAAGGTAGTTGGGGGATCGCGGTTCCGCTAAGTTGGAACCGCCGATCCTGAGCACGAAACGAAGCGGGCTGTCAGTGACCGCAAAGCCGTAGAGGTCGTCTTATTCACGAAGAGAAGATCTTTCGGATCGGGCCGGAGGGTCGGGTTCCGGATGACGAACCGAGCGACGCGGATGTCGTGACCGCCGTACTGGAAGGCGACCGCGAGGCGTACGGAGTGCTCGTGCGCCGGTACAAGGACGTGCTGTACCGCTACGCGGAGCGCATGACC
The sequence above is a segment of the Candidatus Palauibacter scopulicola genome. Coding sequences within it:
- a CDS encoding alanine racemase produces the protein MNAGNAAILAPDLLGLSTPALILDLDVLENNLRVMQARADALGVRLRPHVKTHKCVEIAELQRSLGASGITVSTLAEARVFAEAGFGDILWAFPLNLSRIGEAAALSGRVELGVTVDSLTAVEALEAADTPFSVWLEIDCGYGRSGVPYDSGRVVELARRISRAGRLALGGCLTHAGHTYGADSPAAVAALADEERRAMVEVGRALRAAGLEPGALSLGSTPGMSRVETLEGVDEARPGNYALYDYTQTRLGSCTVGDCAVTVLATVVSARDGSGGAIADCGALALSKDVGPDDPPHYGRLFRDASGGELSDHRVTSVSQEHGRLSGRFAIGEKVRVLPNHACLTVAQFDRFEVVRGRRVVDRWKIRRTRD